A region of Salvia splendens isolate huo1 chromosome 17, SspV2, whole genome shotgun sequence DNA encodes the following proteins:
- the LOC121773436 gene encoding ADP-glucose phosphorylase-like gives MATNRSPEIRKDAVHNRWVIFSPARARRPSDFKSKTDASSSANTHTECPFCAGHEHECAPEIFRFPPESSLDWKVRVIQNLYPALSRDLEPLNAERGGGGQVTLRGSGFHDVVIESPAHPVHLADLSPAQIADVLLAYKKRIDQLRSFDSIKYVQVFKNHGATAGASMSHSHSQILALPVIPPTASARIQSMKEHFEQTGECAICQVKQEDLSIHESNHFRSIVPFAATFPFEIWIIPHHHSSHFHDIDPDMASDLGGMLKLMLGKMSLQLKNPPYNMVIHSAPLRAESTELAFSHWFTQIVPQLTVVGGFELGNGCYINPVLPEDAAKVLREVSVQD, from the exons ATGGCAACAAATCGGAGCCCCGAGATCCGGAAAGACGCCGTCCACAACCGCTGGGTGATATTCTCTCCGGCGAGAGCGCGCCGCCCCTCCGATTTCAAATCCAAGACCGACGCCTCTTCAAGCGCTAATACCCACACCGAGTGCCCTTTCTGCGCCGGTCACGAGCATGAGTGCGCCCCCGAGATTTTCCGTTTCCCGCCGGAATCTTCCCTCGACTGGAAGGTTCGGGTGATCCAGAACCTCTACCCGGCTCTCAGCCGCGATTTGGAACCCCTCAATGCTGAACGCGGCGGCGGTGGTCAGGTTACTCTGCGCGGATCGGGCTTCCACGACGTGGTGATCGAGTCGCCGGCGCACCCGGTTCACCTTGCCGATCTCTCCCCTGCTCAGATTGCCGATGTTTTGCTCGCTTACAAGAAGCGGATCGATCAGCTTCGCTCCTTTGATTCCATTAAATACGTCCAG GTTTTCAAGAATCACGGTGCGACAGCAGGGGCGTCAATGAGCCACTCTCACAGTCAGATCTTAGCCCTCCCTGTCATTCCACCCACTGCTTCTGCAAGGATTCAAAGTATGAAGGAACATTTCGAGCAAACGGGAGAATGCGCCATTTGCCAAGTTAAACAAGAAGATTTGTCGATTCACGAGTCCAACCATTTCAGATCGATTGTGCCTTTTGCTGCAACGTTTCCTTTCGAGATATGGATCATTCCTCATCACCACTCTTCTCATTTCCATGATATCGATCCTGATATG GCAAGTGATCTTGGTGGTATGTTGAAGCTTATGCTGGGGAAGATGAGTTTGCAGTTGAAAAACCCGCCGTATAATATGGTGATACATAGTGCTCCTCTTCGAGCAGAGTCGACAGAGCTAGCTTTCTCTCACTGGTTTACACAGATAGTTCCTCAGCTAACGGTGGTGGGAGGATTCGAGCTCGGAAATGGATGCTATATCAATCCTGTTTTGCCGGAGGATGCTGCAAAAGTGTTGAGGGAAGTAAGTGTTCAAGATTAG